A genomic region of Cytophagia bacterium CHB2 contains the following coding sequences:
- a CDS encoding type II toxin-antitoxin system PemK/MazF family toxin: MRRGDIVVVSAAGDYGKPRPAVIIQENLFNDTHASILVCLLTTDIQDAPLFRLDIDPSDDNGLKKRSQIMVDKIVALRRERISSTIGKIDDDTLISVNRSLALFLGLAQ; this comes from the coding sequence ATGAGACGTGGGGATATTGTGGTTGTTTCTGCGGCTGGAGACTACGGCAAACCAAGACCCGCCGTAATCATACAAGAAAACCTGTTTAACGACACACACGCTAGTATCCTTGTTTGCCTGCTGACAACCGATATTCAGGACGCGCCACTATTCAGACTTGATATTGATCCATCTGACGATAACGGATTAAAAAAGCGTTCGCAGATTATGGTTGATAAGATTGTAGCGTTGCGGCGCGAACGGATCAGTTCGACCATTGGAAAAATTGATGATGATACGCTCATCAGCGTTAATCGATCCCTTGCATTATTTCTCGGATTGGCACAATAA
- a CDS encoding site-specific DNA-methyltransferase translates to MPILNWLDRDKHVKQAEAVPYRLLEADDANSAGDTTSQNMVIQGDNLDAVKALLPYYAGLVKCIFIDPPYNTKSAFEHYDDNLEHSQWLAMMFPRLRLLRELLAEDGSIWVTIDDNEAHYLKVIMNDVVRRYGVLYITLYKNIGVVAPRQ, encoded by the coding sequence ATGCCGATCCTGAACTGGTTAGATCGTGACAAACATGTGAAACAGGCAGAGGCTGTGCCGTATCGCCTGTTGGAGGCCGATGACGCGAACAGCGCAGGCGACACGACTAGCCAGAACATGGTGATACAGGGCGACAATCTGGACGCGGTGAAAGCGTTATTGCCTTACTACGCCGGACTGGTGAAGTGCATCTTCATCGACCCTCCCTATAATACCAAAAGTGCATTTGAGCATTACGATGATAATCTGGAGCATAGCCAGTGGCTGGCAATGATGTTCCCGCGTTTGCGCCTGTTGCGCGAGCTGTTAGCAGAAGATGGCAGCATTTGGGTGACGATTGATGACAACGAGGCGCATTATCTTAAAGTTATCATGAATGATGTTGTCCGCCGTTATGGTGTGTTGTATATCACTCTTTACAAGAACATTGGCGTAGTAGCGCCGAGACAATAA
- a CDS encoding BlaI/MecI/CopY family transcriptional regulator, whose amino-acid sequence MDFALNEEQIMARDMVREIGASPNTLKATFGSLVKKGLLTRNGGGRSTWYGQP is encoded by the coding sequence ATGGATTTTGCACTGAACGAAGAACAGATCATGGCCCGCGACATGGTGCGCGAGATAGGCGCAAGCCCGAACACATTGAAGGCAACTTTTGGCTCACTGGTGAAAAAAGGCCTGCTTACCCGGAATGGCGGCGGCCGATCCACATGGTATGGCCAGCCATGA